From the Desulfosporosinus sp. Sb-LF genome, the window CAATGACCGTATTCTGGCGGATACCGCTCTCGATTTCGTCTAACAAAATACGCGCAGCTAATCCTCCCATCTCATAAATTGGCTGCGCCACGGTCGTCAATTCCGGTTCAGTAATTTCTGTTAAACCTATCCCATCGAACCCGCAGACTTTGACCTGTTCTGGGACCCTAATCCCTCGTTCATGCAAGGCTTTGAGAGCCCCTACTGCCATGAGATCATTTCCGGCAAAAATTCCATCAAGATCAGGATGACGACAAAGAAGCTCTTCTACAGCTTTTCGGCCACCCTCAACAGCAAAATGCCCGGGCACCATCAGACTGGGAGAATACTCACTTAATTCTCGGGCAATTTCCTCATATCCCAGCAAACGTTCTCGAGCCGTGATGAATTCCGGCGGTCCGTAAATATGAGCAATTCTTTGACAGCCCTGCTCTATTAGATGCTGAACGGCAAGCTTCGCCCCTTCACGGTTATTTGAGCGTATCACTGCACAAGCCGCAGTATTCAAACCTCTGTCTAACAACACAATCGGGATTCGTTCTTTTCTTAACGCTTCGACATCCTCTTCACGAATCGTATTCGAAGCAATGATGAAGCCATCCACATACTTTTTCTTAAGAACCTTAATATATGAACTTTCTTTTAAGCCCAAATCATCTGAGTTGCCTAAGATAACCGTAAGGCCCTTCTTATGAGCAACATCTTCAACCCCACGGGCCAAAGCAGGAAAAAAAGGATTTAAGATATCCGGCAAAATCAAGGCAATAATCCCCATCTTCTTACCTGCCAAGCCCCGAGCCACAGCATTTGGCTCATATTGAAGCTGCTCAATTGCTTTCTGCACTTGTCTTGCGGTCTCGGGATTCACAGAGTCCGTTTTGTTAACCACTCGGGAGACTGTAGCAACAGATACCCCCGCTAAACGAGCAACATCTCTAATCGTTGCCAATGGACAACACCCTCTATCTATTCTCTGTAATCGGTTACATTTGTATACGCCTGTATTCTATATCTTACTTGTAGAATACTTTCACTGTCCACATTTTCATCATAATCCTATTCTGATAAGGAACCATTAGGTAACTTTAGGCCTTAATAAAGTTTTTATAGATATTATGATTAAAGTATATAATGTAAACGGTTACATTTTATACTACGATTTTAGCTTTTTCAGAATGCACTGTCAATCCCTTTTCCCGATTTTAGATTGCCCAATAATAACCATTTAAATAACATGTAATATAAATCCACATAATTCCAATAGACAATTATATTTCATAAATAATACTTTTAAGAAAATAGTATTGTTAAGTTTATAATACCAACATAAAAATAGTTTCTTAAGAAATGAAAAACGTCATTTCTTAAGAAACTATTTTAGTATCAGATACCATCAGTACTGTACAAAAGCTCTCTTTTCTTAGCCCAATGTTATTTCCCAAAATTAATTAGAAATTCATCGC encodes:
- a CDS encoding LacI family DNA-binding transcriptional regulator → MATIRDVARLAGVSVATVSRVVNKTDSVNPETARQVQKAIEQLQYEPNAVARGLAGKKMGIIALILPDILNPFFPALARGVEDVAHKKGLTVILGNSDDLGLKESSYIKVLKKKYVDGFIIASNTIREEDVEALRKERIPIVLLDRGLNTAACAVIRSNNREGAKLAVQHLIEQGCQRIAHIYGPPEFITARERLLGYEEIARELSEYSPSLMVPGHFAVEGGRKAVEELLCRHPDLDGIFAGNDLMAVGALKALHERGIRVPEQVKVCGFDGIGLTEITEPELTTVAQPIYEMGGLAARILLDEIESGIRQNTVIELDVTLIPRKSTQ